A section of the Xiphias gladius isolate SHS-SW01 ecotype Sanya breed wild chromosome 10, ASM1685928v1, whole genome shotgun sequence genome encodes:
- the si:dkey-177p2.18 gene encoding phospholipase B1, membrane-associated isoform X2 — MTDTRRRAFALLSCRGAHCPRRASCPPRGLDSGPDTKRVSPFFSPAGRTVGAEEDGSQQDVLGADFPRRRLHPPFHCPDMSPSPAVPTSVERVKAADVKVIAALGDSLTTAIGANGSTVFSIPFEFRQVSWSIGGYGTYQNVITLANIFKLFNPKLLGPSPAMTLHGHPATVEETGFNFAVTGHNTLNVSDQIRHMIDTFKSYPGLNFREDWKVVTILIGMNDICDYCKNNIPRTIVNVVQILPMKPLREVQKPTLGCQLQKRFCSCLVQPEEDSPELKELVELNHEFQRRLEKLLHSQRFFKKDFAVVLQPYLENAGPARFPDGTVDPSFFTADCFHFTVKGHEELAKGLWNNMFQPEGEKQRIKTLSEPVELICPPKEHPYIYTKPRVLSSAPALKHLSATLASLLSLFVLVDFL, encoded by the exons ATGACCGACACACGGCGCCGTGCTTTCGCTCTCCTCTCCTGCCGCGGGGCTCACTGTCCTCGACGCGCCTCTTGTCCCCCCCGGGGTTTGGATTCAGGGCCCGACACGAAACGCGTCTCacctttcttctctcctgcaGGCCGCACGGTAGGCGCAGAAGAGGACGGTTCCCAGCAG GACGTTTTGGGAGCAGACTTCCCGCGGCGTCGCCTGCATCCTCCGTTTCACTGCCCCGATATGAGCCCGTCTCCGGCCGTCCCCACCTCAG TCGAACGTGTCAAAGCCGCGGACGTCAAGGTCATCGCTGCGCTGGGAGACTCTCTGACT ACGGCGATCGGTGCCAACGGCTCCACCGTTTTCTCGATCCCCTTTGAGTTCCGCCAGGTGTCATGGAG CATCGGAGGCTACGGGACTTATCAAAATGTCATCACACTGGCAA acATTTTCAAACTCTTCAATCCCAAACTGCTGGGTCCGTCCCCAGCGATGACGCTCCACGGTCACCCCGCGACTGTCGAAGAGACCGGCTTCAACTTCGCCGTCACCGGCCACAACACGCT GAACGTCTCAGATCAGATAAGACACATGATAGACACGTTCAAGTCGTATCCA GGTCTGAACTTCCGAGAGGACTGGAAGGTGGTGACGATCCTGATCGGCATGAACGACATCTGCGACTACTGCAAAAACAAT ATCCCCAGGACCATCGTGAACGTGGTGCAGATTCTTCCCATGAAGCCTCTCAGAGAAGTTCAGAAACCGACTCTGGGCTGTCAGCTTCAaaa GAGATTCTGCTCCTGTCTGGTTCAACCTGAAGAAGACTCCCCTGAACTGAAGGAGCTGGTTGAGCTTAACCACGAGTTCCAG AGAAGATTAGAGAAGCTTCTGCACAGCCAGCGGTTCTTCAAAAAGGACTTTGCTGTCGTTCTGCAACCTTACTTAGAGAACGCTGGACCAGCAAGATTTCCT GATGGGACAGTTGATCCGAGCTTCTTCACGGCAGATTGTTTCCACTTCACTGTCAAGGGACATGAGGAGCTGGCAAAGGGGCTGTGGAACAACATG TTCCAGCCtgaaggagagaaacagaggataAAGACGCTCTCAGAGCCGGTAGAACTCATCTGCCCGCCAAAG GAGCATCCCTACATCTACACCAAGCCCCGAGTTCTATCGTCTGCACCGGCACTGAAGCATCTCTCCGCGACGCTGGCGTCTCTGCTTTCCCTCTTTGTCCTGGTTGATTTTCTGTAA
- the si:dkey-177p2.18 gene encoding phospholipase B1, membrane-associated isoform X4: MMLHSGRTVGAEEDGSQQDVLGADFPRRRLHPPFHCPDMSPSPAVPTSVERVKAADVKVIAALGDSLTTAIGANGSTVFSIPFEFRQVSWSIGGYGTYQNVITLANIFKLFNPKLLGPSPAMTLHGHPATVEETGFNFAVTGHNTLNVSDQIRHMIDTFKSYPGLNFREDWKVVTILIGMNDICDYCKNNALFSADSFIHHMTEALTVMMNEIPRTIVNVVQILPMKPLREVQKPTLGCQLQKRFCSCLVQPEEDSPELKELVELNHEFQRRLEKLLHSQRFFKKDFAVVLQPYLENAGPARFPDGTVDPSFFTADCFHFTVKGHEELAKGLWNNMFQPEGEKQRIKTLSEPVELICPPKEHPYIYTKPRVLSSAPALKHLSATLASLLSLFVLVDFL; this comes from the exons ATGATGCTGCATTCAG GCCGCACGGTAGGCGCAGAAGAGGACGGTTCCCAGCAG GACGTTTTGGGAGCAGACTTCCCGCGGCGTCGCCTGCATCCTCCGTTTCACTGCCCCGATATGAGCCCGTCTCCGGCCGTCCCCACCTCAG TCGAACGTGTCAAAGCCGCGGACGTCAAGGTCATCGCTGCGCTGGGAGACTCTCTGACT ACGGCGATCGGTGCCAACGGCTCCACCGTTTTCTCGATCCCCTTTGAGTTCCGCCAGGTGTCATGGAG CATCGGAGGCTACGGGACTTATCAAAATGTCATCACACTGGCAA acATTTTCAAACTCTTCAATCCCAAACTGCTGGGTCCGTCCCCAGCGATGACGCTCCACGGTCACCCCGCGACTGTCGAAGAGACCGGCTTCAACTTCGCCGTCACCGGCCACAACACGCT GAACGTCTCAGATCAGATAAGACACATGATAGACACGTTCAAGTCGTATCCA GGTCTGAACTTCCGAGAGGACTGGAAGGTGGTGACGATCCTGATCGGCATGAACGACATCTGCGACTACTGCAAAAACAAT GCCTTGTTCTCCGCCGACAGCTTCATCCACCACATGACGGAGGCTCTGACCGTGATGATGAACGAG ATCCCCAGGACCATCGTGAACGTGGTGCAGATTCTTCCCATGAAGCCTCTCAGAGAAGTTCAGAAACCGACTCTGGGCTGTCAGCTTCAaaa GAGATTCTGCTCCTGTCTGGTTCAACCTGAAGAAGACTCCCCTGAACTGAAGGAGCTGGTTGAGCTTAACCACGAGTTCCAG AGAAGATTAGAGAAGCTTCTGCACAGCCAGCGGTTCTTCAAAAAGGACTTTGCTGTCGTTCTGCAACCTTACTTAGAGAACGCTGGACCAGCAAGATTTCCT GATGGGACAGTTGATCCGAGCTTCTTCACGGCAGATTGTTTCCACTTCACTGTCAAGGGACATGAGGAGCTGGCAAAGGGGCTGTGGAACAACATG TTCCAGCCtgaaggagagaaacagaggataAAGACGCTCTCAGAGCCGGTAGAACTCATCTGCCCGCCAAAG GAGCATCCCTACATCTACACCAAGCCCCGAGTTCTATCGTCTGCACCGGCACTGAAGCATCTCTCCGCGACGCTGGCGTCTCTGCTTTCCCTCTTTGTCCTGGTTGATTTTCTGTAA
- the si:dkey-177p2.18 gene encoding phospholipase B1, membrane-associated isoform X1: MTDTRRRAFALLSCRGAHCPRRASCPPRGLDSGPDTKRVSPFFSPAGRTVGAEEDGSQQDVLGADFPRRRLHPPFHCPDMSPSPAVPTSVERVKAADVKVIAALGDSLTTAIGANGSTVFSIPFEFRQVSWSIGGYGTYQNVITLANIFKLFNPKLLGPSPAMTLHGHPATVEETGFNFAVTGHNTLNVSDQIRHMIDTFKSYPGLNFREDWKVVTILIGMNDICDYCKNNALFSADSFIHHMTEALTVMMNEIPRTIVNVVQILPMKPLREVQKPTLGCQLQKRFCSCLVQPEEDSPELKELVELNHEFQRRLEKLLHSQRFFKKDFAVVLQPYLENAGPARFPDGTVDPSFFTADCFHFTVKGHEELAKGLWNNMFQPEGEKQRIKTLSEPVELICPPKEHPYIYTKPRVLSSAPALKHLSATLASLLSLFVLVDFL; the protein is encoded by the exons ATGACCGACACACGGCGCCGTGCTTTCGCTCTCCTCTCCTGCCGCGGGGCTCACTGTCCTCGACGCGCCTCTTGTCCCCCCCGGGGTTTGGATTCAGGGCCCGACACGAAACGCGTCTCacctttcttctctcctgcaGGCCGCACGGTAGGCGCAGAAGAGGACGGTTCCCAGCAG GACGTTTTGGGAGCAGACTTCCCGCGGCGTCGCCTGCATCCTCCGTTTCACTGCCCCGATATGAGCCCGTCTCCGGCCGTCCCCACCTCAG TCGAACGTGTCAAAGCCGCGGACGTCAAGGTCATCGCTGCGCTGGGAGACTCTCTGACT ACGGCGATCGGTGCCAACGGCTCCACCGTTTTCTCGATCCCCTTTGAGTTCCGCCAGGTGTCATGGAG CATCGGAGGCTACGGGACTTATCAAAATGTCATCACACTGGCAA acATTTTCAAACTCTTCAATCCCAAACTGCTGGGTCCGTCCCCAGCGATGACGCTCCACGGTCACCCCGCGACTGTCGAAGAGACCGGCTTCAACTTCGCCGTCACCGGCCACAACACGCT GAACGTCTCAGATCAGATAAGACACATGATAGACACGTTCAAGTCGTATCCA GGTCTGAACTTCCGAGAGGACTGGAAGGTGGTGACGATCCTGATCGGCATGAACGACATCTGCGACTACTGCAAAAACAAT GCCTTGTTCTCCGCCGACAGCTTCATCCACCACATGACGGAGGCTCTGACCGTGATGATGAACGAG ATCCCCAGGACCATCGTGAACGTGGTGCAGATTCTTCCCATGAAGCCTCTCAGAGAAGTTCAGAAACCGACTCTGGGCTGTCAGCTTCAaaa GAGATTCTGCTCCTGTCTGGTTCAACCTGAAGAAGACTCCCCTGAACTGAAGGAGCTGGTTGAGCTTAACCACGAGTTCCAG AGAAGATTAGAGAAGCTTCTGCACAGCCAGCGGTTCTTCAAAAAGGACTTTGCTGTCGTTCTGCAACCTTACTTAGAGAACGCTGGACCAGCAAGATTTCCT GATGGGACAGTTGATCCGAGCTTCTTCACGGCAGATTGTTTCCACTTCACTGTCAAGGGACATGAGGAGCTGGCAAAGGGGCTGTGGAACAACATG TTCCAGCCtgaaggagagaaacagaggataAAGACGCTCTCAGAGCCGGTAGAACTCATCTGCCCGCCAAAG GAGCATCCCTACATCTACACCAAGCCCCGAGTTCTATCGTCTGCACCGGCACTGAAGCATCTCTCCGCGACGCTGGCGTCTCTGCTTTCCCTCTTTGTCCTGGTTGATTTTCTGTAA
- the si:dkey-177p2.18 gene encoding phospholipase B1, membrane-associated isoform X3 yields the protein MLHSALFAACVFAACHVDGRTVGAEEDGSQQDVLGADFPRRRLHPPFHCPDMSPSPAVPTSVERVKAADVKVIAALGDSLTTAIGANGSTVFSIPFEFRQVSWSIGGYGTYQNVITLANIFKLFNPKLLGPSPAMTLHGHPATVEETGFNFAVTGHNTLNVSDQIRHMIDTFKSYPGLNFREDWKVVTILIGMNDICDYCKNNALFSADSFIHHMTEALTVMMNEIPRTIVNVVQILPMKPLREVQKPTLGCQLQKRFCSCLVQPEEDSPELKELVELNHEFQRRLEKLLHSQRFFKKDFAVVLQPYLENAGPARFPDGTVDPSFFTADCFHFTVKGHEELAKGLWNNMFQPEGEKQRIKTLSEPVELICPPKEHPYIYTKPRVLSSAPALKHLSATLASLLSLFVLVDFL from the exons ATGCTCCACTCGGCGCTGTTCGCCGCCTGCGTGTTCGCCGCGTGTCACGTCGACG GCCGCACGGTAGGCGCAGAAGAGGACGGTTCCCAGCAG GACGTTTTGGGAGCAGACTTCCCGCGGCGTCGCCTGCATCCTCCGTTTCACTGCCCCGATATGAGCCCGTCTCCGGCCGTCCCCACCTCAG TCGAACGTGTCAAAGCCGCGGACGTCAAGGTCATCGCTGCGCTGGGAGACTCTCTGACT ACGGCGATCGGTGCCAACGGCTCCACCGTTTTCTCGATCCCCTTTGAGTTCCGCCAGGTGTCATGGAG CATCGGAGGCTACGGGACTTATCAAAATGTCATCACACTGGCAA acATTTTCAAACTCTTCAATCCCAAACTGCTGGGTCCGTCCCCAGCGATGACGCTCCACGGTCACCCCGCGACTGTCGAAGAGACCGGCTTCAACTTCGCCGTCACCGGCCACAACACGCT GAACGTCTCAGATCAGATAAGACACATGATAGACACGTTCAAGTCGTATCCA GGTCTGAACTTCCGAGAGGACTGGAAGGTGGTGACGATCCTGATCGGCATGAACGACATCTGCGACTACTGCAAAAACAAT GCCTTGTTCTCCGCCGACAGCTTCATCCACCACATGACGGAGGCTCTGACCGTGATGATGAACGAG ATCCCCAGGACCATCGTGAACGTGGTGCAGATTCTTCCCATGAAGCCTCTCAGAGAAGTTCAGAAACCGACTCTGGGCTGTCAGCTTCAaaa GAGATTCTGCTCCTGTCTGGTTCAACCTGAAGAAGACTCCCCTGAACTGAAGGAGCTGGTTGAGCTTAACCACGAGTTCCAG AGAAGATTAGAGAAGCTTCTGCACAGCCAGCGGTTCTTCAAAAAGGACTTTGCTGTCGTTCTGCAACCTTACTTAGAGAACGCTGGACCAGCAAGATTTCCT GATGGGACAGTTGATCCGAGCTTCTTCACGGCAGATTGTTTCCACTTCACTGTCAAGGGACATGAGGAGCTGGCAAAGGGGCTGTGGAACAACATG TTCCAGCCtgaaggagagaaacagaggataAAGACGCTCTCAGAGCCGGTAGAACTCATCTGCCCGCCAAAG GAGCATCCCTACATCTACACCAAGCCCCGAGTTCTATCGTCTGCACCGGCACTGAAGCATCTCTCCGCGACGCTGGCGTCTCTGCTTTCCCTCTTTGTCCTGGTTGATTTTCTGTAA
- the LOC120795256 gene encoding uncharacterized protein LOC120795256 isoform X1 — MCLPAGGKQMDSAAVCGKNMKNANEPRGLKRVKCPDRREDTMCGSLRRIKKIMQKDTEVGRIAMAVPVIISRALEMFLKSLLTKACLITQSKLSTVVSVAHMKQCIESEKLFHFLRDLAERATSTAALKDSRGMRPDVMKYPLKKRLTWVKWRREGASTHLTTTQAPASRSSTSAYDCECTARGNCCDHSSRFILSFFFFFFKSFFILAFLFLGTMLGKKTVIFTFTR, encoded by the exons at GTGTCTTCCTGCTGGAGGTAAACAAATGGACTCGGCGGCGGTTTGcggtaaaaacatgaaaaacgcGAACGAACCGCGCGGATTGAAGCGAGTAAAATGCCCGGACAGAAGAGAAGATACAATGTGCGGTTCCCTCCG TCGCATCAAAAAGATCATGCAGAAGGACACGGAGGTGGGGAGGATTGCGATGGCGGTTCCTGTGATCATCT CCCGGGCGTTGGAGATGTTCCTGAAGTCCCTGTTGACCAAAGCCTGTCTGATAACTCAGTCGAAGCTCAGCACGGTCGTGTCTGTAGCCCACAT GAAGCAGTGCATAGAGTCCGAGAAGCTCTTCCACTTCTTGAGAGACCTGGCGGAGCGAGCGACATCTACGGCGGCCCTGAAGGACAGCAGAGGCATGA GACCAGACGTCATGAAATATCCGTTAAAAAAGCGCCTGACGTGGGTGAAATGGCGCCGCGAAGGAGCCTCGACTCACTTGACAACGACTCAAGCTCCAGC GAGTCGGAGCTCTACATCTGCTTATGACTGTGAGTGCACAGCCAGAGGAAACTGCTGTGACCATAGCAGTCGTTtcatcctgtctttttttttttttttctttaaaagtttcTTTATTTTAGCTTTCCTGTTTCTGGGCACcatgttaggaaaaaaaacggTGATATTCACCTTTACAAGGTAA
- the LOC120795256 gene encoding dr1-associated corepressor homolog isoform X4, which yields MCLPAGGKQMDSAAVCGKNMKNANEPRGLKRVKCPDRREDTMCGSLRRIKKIMQKDTEVGRIAMAVPVIISRALEMFLKSLLTKACLITQSKLSTVVSVAHMKQCIESEKLFHFLRDLAERATSTAALKDSRGMSMWPLYRTRRHEISVKKAPDVGEMAPRRSLDSLDNDSSSSESELYICL from the exons at GTGTCTTCCTGCTGGAGGTAAACAAATGGACTCGGCGGCGGTTTGcggtaaaaacatgaaaaacgcGAACGAACCGCGCGGATTGAAGCGAGTAAAATGCCCGGACAGAAGAGAAGATACAATGTGCGGTTCCCTCCG TCGCATCAAAAAGATCATGCAGAAGGACACGGAGGTGGGGAGGATTGCGATGGCGGTTCCTGTGATCATCT CCCGGGCGTTGGAGATGTTCCTGAAGTCCCTGTTGACCAAAGCCTGTCTGATAACTCAGTCGAAGCTCAGCACGGTCGTGTCTGTAGCCCACAT GAAGCAGTGCATAGAGTCCGAGAAGCTCTTCCACTTCTTGAGAGACCTGGCGGAGCGAGCGACATCTACGGCGGCCCTGAAGGACAGCAGAGGCATGAGTATGTGGCCGTTGTACAG GACCAGACGTCATGAAATATCCGTTAAAAAAGCGCCTGACGTGGGTGAAATGGCGCCGCGAAGGAGCCTCGACTCACTTGACAACGACTCAAGCTCCAGC GAGTCGGAGCTCTACATCTGCTTATGA
- the LOC120795256 gene encoding uncharacterized protein LOC120795256 isoform X6: protein MCLPAGGKQMDSAAVCGKNMKNANEPRGLKRVKCPDRREDTMCGSLRKQCIESEKLFHFLRDLAERATSTAALKDSRGMRPDVMKYPLKKRLTWVKWRREGASTHLTTTQAPASRSSTSAYDCECTARGNCCDHSSRFILSFFFFFFKSFFILAFLFLGTMLGKKTVIFTFTR, encoded by the exons at GTGTCTTCCTGCTGGAGGTAAACAAATGGACTCGGCGGCGGTTTGcggtaaaaacatgaaaaacgcGAACGAACCGCGCGGATTGAAGCGAGTAAAATGCCCGGACAGAAGAGAAGATACAATGTGCGGTTCCCTCCG GAAGCAGTGCATAGAGTCCGAGAAGCTCTTCCACTTCTTGAGAGACCTGGCGGAGCGAGCGACATCTACGGCGGCCCTGAAGGACAGCAGAGGCATGA GACCAGACGTCATGAAATATCCGTTAAAAAAGCGCCTGACGTGGGTGAAATGGCGCCGCGAAGGAGCCTCGACTCACTTGACAACGACTCAAGCTCCAGC GAGTCGGAGCTCTACATCTGCTTATGACTGTGAGTGCACAGCCAGAGGAAACTGCTGTGACCATAGCAGTCGTTtcatcctgtctttttttttttttttctttaaaagtttcTTTATTTTAGCTTTCCTGTTTCTGGGCACcatgttaggaaaaaaaacggTGATATTCACCTTTACAAGGTAA
- the LOC120795256 gene encoding uncharacterized protein LOC120795256 isoform X8: protein MCLPAGGKQMDSAAVCGKNMKNANEPRGLKRVKCPDRREDTMCGSLRKQCIESEKLFHFLRDLAERATSTAALKDSRGMSMWPLYRTRRHEISVKKAPDVGEMAPRRSLDSLDNDSSSSESELYICL, encoded by the exons at GTGTCTTCCTGCTGGAGGTAAACAAATGGACTCGGCGGCGGTTTGcggtaaaaacatgaaaaacgcGAACGAACCGCGCGGATTGAAGCGAGTAAAATGCCCGGACAGAAGAGAAGATACAATGTGCGGTTCCCTCCG GAAGCAGTGCATAGAGTCCGAGAAGCTCTTCCACTTCTTGAGAGACCTGGCGGAGCGAGCGACATCTACGGCGGCCCTGAAGGACAGCAGAGGCATGAGTATGTGGCCGTTGTACAG GACCAGACGTCATGAAATATCCGTTAAAAAAGCGCCTGACGTGGGTGAAATGGCGCCGCGAAGGAGCCTCGACTCACTTGACAACGACTCAAGCTCCAGC GAGTCGGAGCTCTACATCTGCTTATGA
- the LOC120795256 gene encoding dr1-associated corepressor isoform X3: MPGQKRRYNVRFPPSRIKKIMQKDTEVGRIAMAVPVIISRALEMFLKSLLTKACLITQSKLSTVVSVAHMKQCIESEKLFHFLRDLAERATSTAALKDSRGMRPDVMKYPLKKRLTWVKWRREGASTHLTTTQAPASRSSTSAYDCECTARGNCCDHSSRFILSFFFFFFKSFFILAFLFLGTMLGKKTVIFTFTR; the protein is encoded by the exons ATGCCCGGACAGAAGAGAAGATACAATGTGCGGTTCCCTCCG AGTCGCATCAAAAAGATCATGCAGAAGGACACGGAGGTGGGGAGGATTGCGATGGCGGTTCCTGTGATCATCT CCCGGGCGTTGGAGATGTTCCTGAAGTCCCTGTTGACCAAAGCCTGTCTGATAACTCAGTCGAAGCTCAGCACGGTCGTGTCTGTAGCCCACAT GAAGCAGTGCATAGAGTCCGAGAAGCTCTTCCACTTCTTGAGAGACCTGGCGGAGCGAGCGACATCTACGGCGGCCCTGAAGGACAGCAGAGGCATGA GACCAGACGTCATGAAATATCCGTTAAAAAAGCGCCTGACGTGGGTGAAATGGCGCCGCGAAGGAGCCTCGACTCACTTGACAACGACTCAAGCTCCAGC GAGTCGGAGCTCTACATCTGCTTATGACTGTGAGTGCACAGCCAGAGGAAACTGCTGTGACCATAGCAGTCGTTtcatcctgtctttttttttttttttctttaaaagtttcTTTATTTTAGCTTTCCTGTTTCTGGGCACcatgttaggaaaaaaaacggTGATATTCACCTTTACAAGGTAA
- the LOC120795256 gene encoding dr1-associated corepressor isoform X7, protein MPGQKRRYNVRFPPSRIKKIMQKDTEVGRIAMAVPVIISRALEMFLKSLLTKACLITQSKLSTVVSVAHMKQCIESEKLFHFLRDLAERATSTAALKDSRGMSMWPLYRTRRHEISVKKAPDVGEMAPRRSLDSLDNDSSSSESELYICL, encoded by the exons ATGCCCGGACAGAAGAGAAGATACAATGTGCGGTTCCCTCCG AGTCGCATCAAAAAGATCATGCAGAAGGACACGGAGGTGGGGAGGATTGCGATGGCGGTTCCTGTGATCATCT CCCGGGCGTTGGAGATGTTCCTGAAGTCCCTGTTGACCAAAGCCTGTCTGATAACTCAGTCGAAGCTCAGCACGGTCGTGTCTGTAGCCCACAT GAAGCAGTGCATAGAGTCCGAGAAGCTCTTCCACTTCTTGAGAGACCTGGCGGAGCGAGCGACATCTACGGCGGCCCTGAAGGACAGCAGAGGCATGAGTATGTGGCCGTTGTACAG GACCAGACGTCATGAAATATCCGTTAAAAAAGCGCCTGACGTGGGTGAAATGGCGCCGCGAAGGAGCCTCGACTCACTTGACAACGACTCAAGCTCCAGC GAGTCGGAGCTCTACATCTGCTTATGA
- the LOC120795256 gene encoding dr1-associated corepressor isoform X5: protein MQKDTEVGRIAMAVPVIISRALEMFLKSLLTKACLITQSKLSTVVSVAHMKQCIESEKLFHFLRDLAERATSTAALKDSRGMRPDVMKYPLKKRLTWVKWRREGASTHLTTTQAPASRSSTSAYDCECTARGNCCDHSSRFILSFFFFFFKSFFILAFLFLGTMLGKKTVIFTFTR, encoded by the exons ATGCAGAAGGACACGGAGGTGGGGAGGATTGCGATGGCGGTTCCTGTGATCATCT CCCGGGCGTTGGAGATGTTCCTGAAGTCCCTGTTGACCAAAGCCTGTCTGATAACTCAGTCGAAGCTCAGCACGGTCGTGTCTGTAGCCCACAT GAAGCAGTGCATAGAGTCCGAGAAGCTCTTCCACTTCTTGAGAGACCTGGCGGAGCGAGCGACATCTACGGCGGCCCTGAAGGACAGCAGAGGCATGA GACCAGACGTCATGAAATATCCGTTAAAAAAGCGCCTGACGTGGGTGAAATGGCGCCGCGAAGGAGCCTCGACTCACTTGACAACGACTCAAGCTCCAGC GAGTCGGAGCTCTACATCTGCTTATGACTGTGAGTGCACAGCCAGAGGAAACTGCTGTGACCATAGCAGTCGTTtcatcctgtctttttttttttttttctttaaaagtttcTTTATTTTAGCTTTCCTGTTTCTGGGCACcatgttaggaaaaaaaacggTGATATTCACCTTTACAAGGTAA
- the LOC120795256 gene encoding uncharacterized protein LOC120795256 isoform X2 has protein sequence MDGSDYKGRRWRMTGKRVVSGRTRGDVLGPLRCAAVELLSPEPQRSARALEMFLKSLLTKACLITQSKLSTVVSVAHMKQCIESEKLFHFLRDLAERATSTAALKDSRGMRPDVMKYPLKKRLTWVKWRREGASTHLTTTQAPASRSSTSAYDCECTARGNCCDHSSRFILSFFFFFFKSFFILAFLFLGTMLGKKTVIFTFTR, from the exons ATGGATGGCAGCGACTATAAAGGCCGGCGCTGGCGGATGACTGGTAAGCGCGTCGTCTCCGGGCGGACGCGCGGGGATGTGTTGGGACCGCTGAGGTGTGCCGCCGTGGAGCTGTTGAGTCCTGAACCGCAGAGATCAGCCCGGGCGTTGGAGATGTTCCTGAAGTCCCTGTTGACCAAAGCCTGTCTGATAACTCAGTCGAAGCTCAGCACGGTCGTGTCTGTAGCCCACAT GAAGCAGTGCATAGAGTCCGAGAAGCTCTTCCACTTCTTGAGAGACCTGGCGGAGCGAGCGACATCTACGGCGGCCCTGAAGGACAGCAGAGGCATGA GACCAGACGTCATGAAATATCCGTTAAAAAAGCGCCTGACGTGGGTGAAATGGCGCCGCGAAGGAGCCTCGACTCACTTGACAACGACTCAAGCTCCAGC GAGTCGGAGCTCTACATCTGCTTATGACTGTGAGTGCACAGCCAGAGGAAACTGCTGTGACCATAGCAGTCGTTtcatcctgtctttttttttttttttctttaaaagtttcTTTATTTTAGCTTTCCTGTTTCTGGGCACcatgttaggaaaaaaaacggTGATATTCACCTTTACAAGGTAA
- the ahsa1b gene encoding activator of 90 kDa heat shock protein ATPase homolog 1b isoform X2, whose amino-acid sequence MLTTGTGKSKSGVKYKGTIEVPNLSDENDMEDLDISVSLNKDEPDTPLTNLMKTKGAEKVREALGSYVGFLKTEFTQGMILPTANGVAKLQSTSQSKAKQDKTQISSSGSTAAPVNTGVKIPTCKFSMRETFLTSPAELYRVFLNQEMVQAFTHAPATVDGERGGKFRLLEGNVFGEFTELVPDEKIVMKWRYNNWPCEHYATISMTFLDRSSETELKVECRGVPDSEEERTKEGWKRYYFEAIKQTFGYGARLF is encoded by the exons GAAAGTCAAAATCGGGGGTCAAATATAAAGGAACCATTGAAGTTCCAAACCTGTCTGATGAAAACGACATGGAGGATCTTGAT ATTTCTGTATCGTTGAACAAAGACGAACCCGACACGCCACTGACCAAcctgatgaaaacaaaagggGCCGAGAAAGTCCGCGAAGCCCTGGGAAGCTACGTGGGGTTCTTAAAAACAG agTTCACACAGGGAATGATCCTGCCCACAGCCAACGGTGTGGCCAAGCTGCAGTCCACATCGCAGTCCAAAGCCAAGCAGGATAAAACTCAG ATTTCCTCCTCGGGCAGCACAGCTGCTCCAGTCAACACCGGCGTCAAGATCCCCACCTGTAAATTCAGCATGAGAGAAACGTTCCTCACCTCACCAGCTGAACTCTACAGGGTCTTCCTCAACCAGGAG ATGGTCCAGGCGTTCACACACGCTCCGGCCACGGTGGACGGAGAGAGGGGCGGAAAGTTTCGTCTGTTAGAAGGAAATGTTTTCGGTGAATTCACGGAGCTG GTACCCGATGAGAAAATAGTCATGAAGTGGAGGTATAACAACTGGCCCTGTG AGCATTACGCGACGATCTCGATGACCTTCTTGGACCGGAGCAGCGAGACGGAGCTGAAGGTGGAGTGTCGAGGCGTCCCCGACAGCGAGGAGGAGCGGACGAAAGAGGGCTGGAAGAGATACTACTTCGAAGCTATTAAACAGACTTTTGGCTATGGTGCGCGACTCTTCTGA